One region of Acidobacteriota bacterium genomic DNA includes:
- a CDS encoding DUF4143 domain-containing protein yields MYLVFVVRPYSVNVARAVQGPFKAYFYDNLDVDCPEDRQPGARFENLVATHLRKKIDFLEDYTGEEWELAFLRDRDGREVDFVVVRDGAVDELVEAKLTNTWHPYPAGWRHWVGPEAETTGRRRREFGAPAACAPCAWGLSQSGAPASLRAALPIGPFKLIPRRGSRRFPARSGPEVKNPAKNIW; encoded by the coding sequence ATGTACCTGGTCTTCGTGGTGCGGCCCTACTCGGTCAACGTGGCCCGGGCCGTGCAGGGACCTTTCAAGGCGTACTTCTACGACAACCTGGACGTTGATTGCCCCGAGGACCGGCAACCGGGCGCACGGTTCGAGAACCTGGTCGCCACGCACCTGCGGAAGAAGATCGACTTCCTGGAGGACTACACCGGCGAGGAGTGGGAGCTCGCGTTCCTGCGCGACCGGGACGGCCGCGAGGTCGATTTCGTCGTGGTTCGCGACGGGGCGGTCGACGAACTGGTGGAAGCGAAGTTAACCAACACCTGGCACCCGTATCCTGCGGGGTGGCGGCATTGGGTCGGACCCGAGGCCGAAACGACGGGTCGGCGGCGACGGGAATTCGGCGCTCCGGCGGCCTGCGCGCCTTGCGCCTGGGGCTTGTCGCAAAGCGGCGCTCCGGCAAGCCTCCGCGCCGCACTCCCCATCGGTCCATTCAAATTGATCCCCCGGCGGGGATCGAGGCGTTTTCCGGCCAGGTCAGGACCGGAGGTGAAAAACCCTGCAAAAAATATCTGGTGA
- a CDS encoding DUF1566 domain-containing protein — MRSKTLFVVVIGLIIGLLLAAAGVVRAGELEPVAGPADPGSRMYTLEQIYQRLTTGYYFVKLSGFTEPTSGPGSTMHTLDEIMAKAQPRALAKRVAKTGQTTCYDEAGNVIACSGTGQDGEYRAGIDPAVVPTMSGGGYNTPAWTGVRFTDNGDGTVTDNLTALIWLKDASCLGTQTWTAALSSAKTLHSGECNLSDGSAEGDWRLPNANELHSLGPGWPPGPPFTGVPAFAWTSTTYTDVPTYAWYVRLSDGVLTPVAGLKTVSSSVWPVRGGL, encoded by the coding sequence ATGCGCAGCAAAACCCTGTTTGTTGTCGTGATCGGTTTGATCATCGGCCTGCTGCTCGCGGCAGCCGGCGTCGTACGGGCTGGGGAGCTGGAGCCGGTTGCCGGGCCGGCCGATCCCGGCTCGCGGATGTACACGCTGGAGCAGATCTACCAGCGGCTGACGACGGGCTACTACTTCGTGAAGCTGAGCGGGTTCACGGAGCCGACGAGCGGGCCGGGGAGCACGATGCATACGCTGGACGAGATCATGGCCAAAGCGCAGCCGCGCGCGCTGGCGAAGCGCGTGGCCAAGACCGGCCAGACAACGTGCTACGATGAGGCGGGCAACGTGATCGCCTGCTCGGGAACAGGCCAGGACGGTGAGTACCGGGCGGGCATCGATCCAGCCGTGGTGCCCACTATGAGCGGTGGTGGGTACAACACGCCGGCGTGGACGGGGGTGCGCTTCACAGACAACGGCGACGGCACGGTCACCGATAACCTGACGGCGCTGATCTGGCTGAAGGACGCTTCTTGCCTTGGTACGCAGACATGGACTGCGGCCTTGAGTTCCGCCAAGACGCTGCACAGCGGCGAGTGCAACTTGAGTGATGGGTCGGCCGAGGGAGACTGGCGGCTGCCCAACGCAAACGAGTTGCACAGCTTGGGCCCGGGGTGGCCTCCTGGCCCACCCTTCACCGGCGTCCCGGCCTTCGCGTGGACGAGTACCACCTACACCGACGTGCCAACGTACGCCTGGTACGTGAGGCTGTCGGACGGCGTCTTGACCCCTGTGGCGGGCTTAAAAACGGTCTCCTCCTCCGTGTGGCCGGTGCGTGGCGGGCTGTGA
- a CDS encoding Fic family protein, which produces MKTLEMIRDGRLRVPMAVSWQVADIGRALGRQELFTRQSPQRLQLLRDHAMVQSTVSSNRIEGVEIDQARVGTVVFGHPAFKDRGEEEVSGYRDALKLIHTQGAKLSVSNETVLQLHRLCRGDIWDAGQYKDKPVDIIEKHPDGRESVRFRSVSPVETPGYLQSAFALWEEEIKEHAIAPVVLIAALNLDFLCIHPFRDGNGRVSRLLLLLTCYHLGIEVGRYISLERLIEENKERYYETLKESSQGWHEGNHDPWPYIGYLLFILKKAYDEFIERVGSFDSLRGEKTERVDRFLQQVMGEFSVGDVRRACPEVSIDLIRRTIKARKAAGQLECLGMGRNARWRRM; this is translated from the coding sequence ATGAAAACGCTGGAAATGATCCGGGATGGCCGATTGCGGGTGCCGATGGCCGTTTCCTGGCAGGTGGCGGACATCGGCCGGGCCCTGGGCAGGCAGGAACTGTTCACTCGCCAATCGCCGCAGCGGCTGCAACTGTTACGAGATCATGCCATGGTGCAAAGCACCGTTTCATCGAACCGGATAGAGGGCGTGGAAATCGACCAGGCCCGTGTCGGCACCGTGGTCTTCGGCCATCCGGCCTTTAAAGACCGGGGCGAAGAGGAAGTGAGCGGGTACCGCGATGCCCTCAAGCTGATCCATACGCAAGGGGCGAAATTGTCGGTTTCCAATGAGACGGTGCTACAACTTCATCGACTCTGCCGGGGCGATATCTGGGATGCCGGCCAATACAAAGACAAACCAGTGGACATCATCGAGAAACACCCGGACGGCCGGGAATCGGTCCGGTTTCGCAGTGTTTCGCCCGTTGAGACCCCAGGTTACCTGCAGTCCGCGTTCGCGCTGTGGGAGGAAGAAATCAAGGAACACGCCATTGCCCCCGTTGTTCTCATCGCCGCGCTCAACCTGGACTTCCTCTGCATTCACCCCTTTCGGGACGGAAATGGCCGGGTCTCCCGCCTGCTGTTACTTTTGACCTGTTACCATCTGGGGATCGAAGTAGGCCGCTACATCAGCCTCGAACGCTTGATCGAAGAAAACAAGGAGAGGTATTACGAGACCTTGAAAGAGAGCTCCCAAGGGTGGCATGAGGGAAATCACGATCCCTGGCCCTACATCGGCTACCTGTTGTTCATCTTGAAAAAGGCCTACGACGAGTTCATCGAAAGAGTCGGATCATTCGATTCGCTGCGGGGGGAGAAGACCGAGAGGGTTGATCGTTTTCTCCAGCAAGTCATGGGTGAGTTCAGCGTGGGGGACGTTCGGCGCGCCTGCCCGGAAGTGAGTATCGATTTGATCCGGAGGACGATCAAAGCCCGCAAAGCGGCCGGCCAACTGGAATGCCTCGGCATGGGACGTAACGCCCGTTGGCGGAGAATGTAG